CGTTCGATGCCCCTTGATGGCCTCTAACGCTACTTTCGCCTTAAACGGTGCACTGAAGATTCGACGCTTCCGAGACATGCTCACAGCTCCTGAAAAATCCGGTTCGTTGAACTCACCGTTTTAACACTCAGTGCCGTTTTCTCTATCTAACCCCGTGGTCCAAATATTGGGGTCCACTTCAGTCTGACAACATGGTAGACGAGTTTGACGTCATAGCCGAATTCATCAATCAGAACCTTTCGCTTACCGGTCGTTCTTTTTGAACGCATTTTGCGCATCTGGGCGTCCGCATAACCCTTAAACCAAGGCCAGCAGCCTTTGTGAAAAACAGGCGACGGCGTTCCCGAACCATGCTGCCGACCTTCGTGATATGCAGCACGCAGTCCTGAGGCGTAAACAGTGAGTCGATGATGTTGGGATTACATTCCAAGCACAGCGAAATGTATTTCACGACACTGTAAATTGCAAAATCCCACTCACACCCATCACCATTGTTGGCAGACGGGTCGTCAATATGGGCTTCCTGAAATTGTTCGAACCGTTCGCGCGGATTGTCGAACCCCGGGATCTCTCCGGAAAGATGTGGGAATACGTCTTCCTTCGGTGGAACACAAAACCCGAAAATAACCCGGCCATAATCGTCGGTAAAAACACCATAGGCCGTCGATCCCATCAGGGTTTCGTACATGACACATGTCGGAAGAAAAGCGGGTGGATGAATCAGGCCGCGTTCGGCGAGTTGTTGTAGTGTGCTGGCCAGACGGAATTCCTGGGGACCTGACATCAAGTTAAACGACGGCGGCTGTGTCCGAATCGAAAACAGGCACAGTGTAATTTCACTCTGGCAGATGTGCCCCTGAGAATCAATCAGCAAGACTTACCTGTCGATCGCTGCGGCTACCTCAAATCAGAATTTTCAGCAGGGAAAAATCTAACGTGTCCGCAGAAACGAAGCCCCGCCGGATCTCCGGCGGGGCTCTTGACATCACACTTTTTGTGCTGCGACCAGGACTTGAGTTCGTCGCAGCTTCCAGCTTTCAGGAGCCTGTTGAACAAGCTGCTCCATCCGCTCGAACAGCATCTCCATACATCGCTCCGGCTCGTCAACGGTCTGTTGAAATGCGGCCTTCACGATCGGTTCCGCGAGTGCTCGGATGAACCGCACATACGCAGCCGCATAGCGGCCAACATCTCCGTATTCACAGAACGCGGAATACAGCGGGCAGGCCACTTCCGTTTCCGAAGCGTATGTCAATGTCAGGCCGCATTCTTTCAGGCATGGATCTTCTTCAAACGGTCGCACCACTTCCTCCAGACTGCGGCGATAGACGGGGATAAACAAGGCATCCTGCGTTTCCGGGCAAACAACGTCTTCCGCGATCAGTTGCTGAAGTGCTTCACTGATCAGTCGAAACGGGCTGTGAACCTGGCTGTCGGACGCCAGCTTTCCGACCATGCTGACCACCAAACATCCGCCTGACGCGAGTTCCTGTGCTCGGTGCTGCAGAAAGCATGACCAATCACCTTCGGCCACCTGACGGGCGTCCTCAGCTTCCGTTCCGGTCAGCTGTTCGCGGCAGATCGCGTGGCTGTTTTCCAGAGTCTCAGGAATGCGGCTCATCCAGTGAACGGCCGAAAACGAAGTTCCCAACGTCATTGATCCGGTTGGCAACAACTGCTTGTAGAAGGAACCCGAACTCATGAATTCAAACGTGCCAGCCGTTGCTTCTAAGTTGCCCTGTGAAACACTGGCAACCTGGTTGAAGTCGTTTTCGCAGCGATCATTGCGAACGATGGTGCAGGCAGCTGACGGACGAACCGCTCGAACCGACTGAATCGCCGCATTGGTGAGGCGACGAGAGTTTCGACCATCAGCACACCCGAAGTCTGCGACCAGCACGTTTGCTGACAATGTCTGACGTGCAGCCATCTCAGCCGTCTCACAAATCAACGGGAGTGCTCGCTCAACGTCGGACTGCTGAGGCTGACTGTTGGCAGCGTAGTAGCCATCCGCTTTCATCGAAATCCGCTGTGCCCGTTCGCAGTCCTGCATGACTGAAGTCGGCCGCATCATACTTGCGGTTGACGACACCGTCAGCTTGACGGTCGAAACACCTGTTCGGTTGTTCAGTAGTCGATCAAAACGATTTTTTTGAACGTAGGCTGTCATGACTGCACTTCGATACTGGTCTGTGTGTGAAAAGTTGCCAGCAAACCCGTGTTTTCTGGCTTCTACTGTTCAGACAGGTATCCAGGCGGCAGTTAAGGACTGATTCGAAAAATTCCGAAAACGGCGGGTGCATGCGGTCGCATCATTGTTGAGTCTCACGAAAACTCAGAATCCCACGGCGGCTACGCAACTGTGTCACCCCGTGCCATTGGAACCGGCTGAGGGTGAAATCTTGGTGTAGTCCGTAAGCTGGTTGACCTGACAACCGCGGGAGGTGACGATATTGACAGGTTCGTTTTCGACGCAGGCGTGCTCCACAGCTGTTTTTGGGTTAGTAAATAGCGGCGACGAAATCAATATTCCTAACGAGGTCAATCAATGCGATTCCGAGCACTGCTGTTCATTCTGCCGTTGTTGTTTCATTCGTCTGTTCGCTGCGATGAAGCCGTGGACAATCCGCATCAGGCCGATGAAGAGAAGGTAGAGCGTTTTCAGAAACAACGCAACGGCTCGTTTGAAGGGCTGTCAAGATTCGCGCACACAATTGGTAAGTATCGAAAGATCGCAATCTTCGAAACCCGACAACAGGCCGACACAGACGCAAACCCATTGATGTATTCGGTAGGGATGCTGCACCCGTACGATGGGTCAAACGCCAGACACGATAAATCCCAATTAGGTACACGGCTGAACGATCTCATCAAGGAAGAGCAGCAAAGACGTCAATGGGAAGATTTTAAAGCAGTCTGCTTTAAGTCCGATCAGTCGATCCTTTCAGGGGTTTTCGAATTCGAAGCAACCAAGGCTGAACGCAAGAGGCGATACGACGAATCATTCCCGTCTGATCTTGCGGCGTGCTATAGGCGAACTCAAGTCAGCCCAACCCATTCGATTGAGCCAGCTTCAATTACTGAAAAAGAACATAGACTTC
This DNA window, taken from Fuerstiella marisgermanici, encodes the following:
- a CDS encoding nucleotidyltransferase domain-containing protein, whose protein sequence is MYETLMGSTAYGVFTDDYGRVIFGFCVPPKEDVFPHLSGEIPGFDNPRERFEQFQEAHIDDPSANNGDGCEWDFAIYSVVKYISLCLECNPNIIDSLFTPQDCVLHITKVGSMVRERRRLFFTKAAGLGLRVMRTPRCAKCVQKERPVSERF